The following proteins are co-located in the Ensifer sp. WSM1721 genome:
- a CDS encoding YafY family protein, which translates to MRPADRLFRIIQLMRATGRAMTAREIAERMEVAPRTIYRDMQHLIASGAPIDGERGVGYLLREAFDAPPLAFTFEQLEALAFGVRAVQMLGDRRLAQAAREAMEKIGQGLPPEHAKKLRSAPLRAFRSALQPEPPALLGNIREAIADGRKLHITYESLAEETSERTIWPLGLSIFGHYWLLTAWCELRQDFRDFRVDRIVSLKVERERFEPAPERSFDAYLARI; encoded by the coding sequence ATGCGGCCCGCCGACCGGTTGTTTCGCATCATCCAGCTCATGCGTGCCACAGGCCGCGCGATGACGGCGCGCGAGATTGCCGAGAGGATGGAGGTCGCGCCCCGCACGATCTACCGCGACATGCAACATCTGATCGCTTCGGGCGCGCCGATCGATGGCGAGCGCGGCGTCGGCTATCTGCTGCGCGAGGCTTTCGATGCACCACCGCTCGCCTTCACCTTCGAGCAACTCGAGGCGCTGGCCTTTGGTGTGCGCGCTGTGCAGATGCTCGGCGACAGGCGGCTGGCGCAGGCGGCGCGCGAGGCAATGGAAAAGATCGGGCAGGGCCTGCCGCCCGAGCATGCGAAAAAATTGAGAAGCGCTCCGCTCCGCGCGTTTCGCTCGGCGCTCCAGCCAGAACCGCCAGCGCTGCTTGGCAATATCCGCGAGGCGATCGCCGATGGGCGTAAGCTTCACATCACATACGAAAGCCTTGCAGAAGAAACGTCCGAGCGTACAATTTGGCCGCTCGGTCTCAGCATTTTCGGGCACTATTGGCTGCTGACGGCCTGGTGCGAATTGCGCCAGGACTTCCGCGATTTCCGAGTCGACAGGATCGTTTCGCTCAAGGTTGAGCGGGAGCGGTTCGAGCCGGCGCCGGAACGCAGTTTCGACGCCTATCTTGCCCGTATCTAG
- a CDS encoding DUF1045 domain-containing protein, whose product MRYAICFTPPMGDPLSAAAASWLGRSVYSGEPVELPALAGLAVSDVAFHTAVPRRFGFHAMIMAPFRLAPDMDEAQLLKALMLFTSAEAPFEIERMEVARLSQCFGLVPAVPSQAMHLLAARVVQAFDRFRAPLGEDEIERADPDRLTAPQFTNLHRWGDPYVMDEYRFHMKLTGPLNADVGRRLEPALRGLFEPLLSGPLRIESLALFIEPETGAPMRVHSQHPLGKISARPRGDKARQFTDSRPIQGDAVRPSPLAAASLQAGR is encoded by the coding sequence ATGCGGTACGCAATCTGTTTTACGCCGCCGATGGGAGACCCGCTGTCGGCTGCAGCCGCCAGCTGGCTTGGCCGTAGCGTCTATTCCGGCGAGCCGGTGGAGTTGCCGGCTTTGGCCGGCCTTGCGGTCTCGGACGTTGCGTTTCACACGGCCGTGCCGCGCCGCTTCGGCTTTCATGCAATGATCATGGCGCCCTTCCGCCTCGCCCCGGACATGGATGAAGCTCAGCTCCTCAAGGCGCTAATGCTCTTTACGAGCGCGGAGGCGCCGTTTGAGATCGAGCGGATGGAGGTGGCGCGCCTCAGCCAGTGCTTCGGGCTGGTGCCGGCAGTGCCGAGCCAAGCGATGCATCTGCTTGCCGCCCGTGTGGTGCAGGCGTTCGACAGGTTTCGCGCGCCGCTTGGCGAGGACGAGATCGAGCGCGCTGACCCCGACCGATTGACGGCACCGCAGTTCACCAACCTGCATCGGTGGGGCGACCCTTACGTGATGGACGAATATCGTTTTCACATGAAGCTCACCGGTCCTCTGAATGCCGACGTCGGCCGGCGGCTGGAGCCTGCACTGCGGGGTCTTTTCGAACCGCTTCTGAGCGGCCCGCTCAGGATCGAAAGCCTCGCTCTCTTCATCGAGCCGGAGACGGGGGCACCGATGCGCGTGCATTCGCAGCATCCGCTCGGCAAGATTTCCGCCCGCCCGCGTGGCGACAAGGCGAGACAATTCACCGACAGTCGCCCGATTCAGGGCGACGCCGTCAGACCCTCGCCGCTGGCCGCCGCCTCCCTGCAGGCCGGACGCTAG
- a CDS encoding cysteine hydrolase family protein translates to MSKALLIIDVQNAILSGKGTPERQPHIDAALNETVARLRALQQEARLAGVPVVLVQHDGTPEHRLAVGTHGWAIRDEIAPLENDVVVHKKSCDPFFETDLAERLDERSVTHLVVGGCMSQFCVDTTVRRAVSLGYDVTLVADGHLTADSGSLTFPEIVAHHNETLDGFDAGRAKVEVLAAADITF, encoded by the coding sequence ATGAGCAAAGCACTACTGATAATCGACGTGCAAAACGCGATTCTTTCGGGAAAAGGCACGCCGGAGCGGCAACCGCATATCGATGCGGCGCTGAACGAGACGGTCGCGCGCTTGCGCGCCCTTCAACAGGAGGCTCGGCTTGCCGGAGTTCCGGTGGTGCTCGTGCAGCATGACGGCACTCCGGAGCACCGTCTGGCTGTCGGGACCCACGGCTGGGCCATTCGCGACGAAATCGCACCGTTGGAGAACGACGTCGTCGTGCACAAGAAAAGCTGCGACCCCTTCTTCGAAACGGATCTTGCCGAGCGCCTCGATGAACGATCCGTAACACATCTGGTCGTCGGCGGTTGCATGTCGCAGTTCTGTGTCGACACGACCGTGAGGCGGGCGGTGTCGCTTGGATATGACGTGACGCTCGTCGCGGATGGCCATTTGACGGCGGATTCGGGAAGCCTCACGTTTCCCGAGATCGTCGCACATCACAATGAAACGCTCGACGGTTTCGATGCGGGCAGGGCGAAAGTGGAGGTTCTGGCCGCTGCCGATATAACGTTCTGA
- a CDS encoding GyrI-like domain-containing protein: MEAIYEIVERPAQRVTGRLWEGTFVEAADGAIHRLVAEAQEHRRRSHPHDHSALIGLSWNVRSEGFSYLVGYVGEDRATFAEPDHMDLPAMRFVTTMHHPEGGDVFVQYRKMFDWVAAEGHIVDTSYLHYREEYEAGFVSPSASSLRLMIPIR; this comes from the coding sequence ATGGAGGCAATTTACGAGATCGTGGAACGGCCGGCGCAACGGGTCACCGGCCGTTTGTGGGAGGGCACGTTCGTCGAAGCGGCGGACGGCGCCATCCATCGTCTGGTAGCCGAGGCGCAGGAGCATCGCCGCCGCAGCCATCCACACGATCATTCCGCCCTTATCGGTCTTTCCTGGAACGTGCGCTCGGAAGGCTTCAGCTATCTCGTCGGCTATGTCGGGGAAGATCGCGCAACCTTCGCTGAGCCCGACCATATGGATCTGCCAGCCATGCGCTTCGTGACGACGATGCACCACCCGGAGGGCGGGGATGTCTTCGTCCAGTACCGAAAGATGTTCGATTGGGTCGCGGCTGAAGGGCATATCGTCGACACGAGCTATCTGCACTATCGTGAGGAATACGAGGCCGGCTTCGTCTCCCCGTCCGCCTCCTCGCTTCGCCTTATGATTCCGATTCGTTGA
- a CDS encoding DNA alkylation repair protein: MAEPLKNLLHPDVVLDIADHLALHASAFDRDRFVAAAENGLQSLELMQRSLQIRDALVETLPADFAAAAAILGKILPNGNEPGLTGWALLPVSQFIAVRGLDDFDLSLTLLHRLTPHFTGEFAIRPFIHQDQDRALATIYGWVEDSNHHVRRLASEGTRPRLPWAMRLPKLVRDPRPILPIITALLDDPEDYVRRSVANNLNDIAKDHPELVADFVAENIDGATPQRLRLLRHASRTLLKQGHRAALANFGFRPPSGIKTGLSLATPIVRFGGDLVFGLTLRNENRAKQQVMIDYAVHHRKANGSTSPKVFKWTTATLQPGAALEFEKRHSMRPITTRRYYGGTHRVVVLINGEPAADADFELSIA, translated from the coding sequence ATGGCCGAACCCCTGAAGAACCTTCTGCATCCCGACGTCGTGCTCGATATCGCCGATCATCTTGCGCTGCATGCCTCGGCTTTCGATCGTGACCGTTTCGTCGCGGCAGCGGAGAACGGGCTTCAATCGCTGGAACTGATGCAGCGGTCCCTGCAAATCCGGGATGCGCTTGTTGAGACCCTGCCGGCAGACTTCGCGGCAGCGGCGGCCATACTTGGAAAGATCCTGCCGAACGGCAATGAGCCTGGCCTCACCGGCTGGGCGCTTTTGCCCGTGAGCCAGTTCATCGCGGTTCGCGGGCTCGATGACTTCGATCTTTCGCTGACGCTGCTCCACCGTCTGACGCCGCATTTCACCGGCGAGTTTGCAATCCGCCCCTTCATCCACCAGGACCAGGACCGCGCGCTCGCAACGATTTACGGCTGGGTCGAGGACAGCAACCATCACGTCCGCCGACTCGCCAGCGAGGGTACGCGCCCGCGTCTGCCATGGGCGATGCGGCTGCCGAAGCTCGTCCGCGATCCGCGACCGATCCTTCCAATCATCACCGCGCTCCTCGACGACCCTGAGGACTATGTGCGTCGCTCCGTCGCCAATAATCTCAACGACATCGCCAAGGATCATCCCGAGCTCGTGGCCGATTTCGTCGCCGAGAATATCGACGGGGCGACTCCGCAGCGGCTTCGGCTGCTGCGGCATGCCTCCCGCACGCTCCTGAAGCAAGGGCATCGCGCCGCGCTCGCCAATTTCGGCTTCCGGCCGCCCTCCGGCATAAAGACCGGTCTTTCGCTTGCCACACCAATTGTCCGCTTCGGCGGCGATCTCGTCTTCGGTCTGACGCTGCGCAATGAAAATCGCGCAAAGCAGCAGGTCATGATCGACTACGCCGTGCATCACCGAAAGGCAAACGGCAGCACGTCGCCGAAAGTGTTCAAATGGACGACGGCAACGCTCCAACCGGGCGCGGCACTCGAGTTCGAAAAACGCCATTCCATGCGGCCGATCACTACGCGGCGCTATTATGGCGGCACCCACCGGGTCGTTGTCCTCATCAACGGCGAGCCCGCCGCCGACGCCGATTTCGAGCTTTCCATCGCCTGA
- the puuE gene encoding allantoinase PuuE, with translation MTENSYPRDLVGYGRTPPKVRWPGDAHIAVQFVLNYEEGGESCILDGDPASECLLSEIVGAQPWAGQRNLNMESIYEYGARAGFWRLWRMFTSRGVTLTVYGVTLAMARNPEAVAAMKEAGWEIASHGLRWLEYKDFPEEVERQHIREVVRLHTELTGERPLGIYQGKPSANTLKLVLEEGGFLYSCDSYADELPYWVPGLAPDKPHLIIPYTLDANDMRFATNQGFNSGDQFFTYLKDTFDVLYAEGKEGSPKMMNVGLHCRLVGRPGRAAALARFLDYVKSHEKVWVPRRIDIARHWYEHHKAEGMR, from the coding sequence ATGACCGAGAATTCCTATCCCCGCGATCTCGTCGGCTACGGTCGCACGCCGCCGAAGGTTCGCTGGCCGGGCGATGCGCACATAGCCGTACAGTTCGTGCTGAATTACGAAGAAGGCGGGGAGAGCTGCATTCTCGACGGGGATCCCGCATCGGAGTGCCTGCTGTCCGAGATCGTCGGCGCTCAGCCCTGGGCAGGACAGCGCAACCTCAATATGGAGTCGATCTACGAATATGGCGCGCGCGCCGGCTTCTGGCGATTGTGGCGCATGTTCACGAGCCGCGGCGTGACGCTAACGGTCTATGGCGTGACGCTCGCCATGGCGCGCAACCCGGAGGCCGTTGCCGCCATGAAGGAGGCGGGCTGGGAGATCGCTAGCCACGGCCTGCGCTGGCTCGAATACAAGGACTTTCCGGAAGAGGTAGAGCGGCAGCATATCCGCGAGGTCGTGCGGCTGCACACGGAACTCACGGGCGAGCGGCCGCTCGGCATTTATCAGGGCAAGCCCTCCGCCAATACGCTGAAGCTTGTCCTGGAGGAGGGCGGTTTTCTTTATTCCTGCGACTCTTACGCGGATGAGCTTCCCTACTGGGTACCGGGGCTTGCGCCCGACAAGCCGCATCTCATCATCCCCTACACGCTCGACGCCAACGACATGCGGTTTGCCACCAATCAGGGCTTCAACTCGGGCGACCAGTTCTTCACCTATCTCAAGGATACGTTCGACGTGCTCTATGCGGAGGGCAAGGAAGGCAGCCCGAAGATGATGAATGTCGGCCTGCATTGCCGGCTCGTCGGCCGGCCCGGCCGCGCGGCGGCACTCGCCCGATTCCTTGATTACGTCAAATCGCACGAGAAG
- a CDS encoding DEAD/DEAH box helicase — MSSFKALGLSEQILATLSVNGFEKPTPIQAQAIPLVLKGHDLIGLAQTGTGKTAAFGLPMIEKLIADGKRPDPRNIRALVLAPTRELVNQIAANLRLFVHKTPLKVGIVVGGVSINKQTEQLARGIDILVATPGRLLDLVARKAVTLTQGRYLVLDEADQMLDLGFIHDLRKISKLVPKNRQTLLFSATMPKLIAELAGEYLTDPVKVEVTPPGKAADKVEQYVHFVPGKDLKTTILKQSLTANPDGLSLVFSRTKHGAEKLMKHLDQVGFKAASIHGNKSQGQRERALKAFRDGEIRVLVATDVAARGIDIPGVTHVYNYDLPEVPDAYVHRIGRTARNGRDGIAIAFCAPDEIRLLRDIEKLMGIKIAVASGDAPADQARPSKGRGGRGNGQHRGNGGQRQDGGHRGKRPARESAVTGGFAGDELLRDDRPHERRDHRPTGHGHHDGRAEGNRNHENRTHHGRPGAKHGDPRRSAGEPGNRREGGQGMRRTEKRGRQG; from the coding sequence TTGTCCAGTTTTAAAGCGCTTGGCCTCTCTGAGCAGATCCTTGCGACCCTCTCCGTTAACGGTTTCGAAAAGCCGACGCCGATCCAGGCGCAGGCCATCCCGCTGGTCCTCAAGGGCCACGACCTCATCGGCCTTGCCCAGACGGGCACAGGCAAGACGGCAGCTTTCGGTCTGCCGATGATCGAGAAGCTCATCGCCGACGGCAAGCGCCCCGATCCGCGCAACATCCGCGCCCTCGTGCTTGCGCCGACGCGAGAACTCGTCAACCAGATCGCGGCCAATCTCAGGCTCTTCGTACACAAGACCCCACTCAAGGTTGGCATCGTGGTCGGCGGCGTCTCGATCAACAAGCAGACCGAGCAGCTCGCCCGCGGCATCGACATCCTCGTCGCAACTCCCGGCCGCCTTCTCGATCTCGTCGCCCGCAAGGCCGTGACGCTGACCCAAGGGCGCTATCTCGTCCTCGATGAGGCCGACCAGATGCTCGACCTCGGCTTCATCCACGACTTGCGCAAGATTTCGAAGCTCGTGCCGAAGAACCGTCAGACGCTGCTCTTCTCCGCAACGATGCCGAAGCTGATCGCCGAGCTCGCCGGCGAGTATCTCACTGATCCGGTCAAGGTCGAGGTCACGCCGCCCGGCAAGGCCGCCGACAAGGTCGAGCAATATGTCCACTTCGTCCCCGGCAAGGACCTGAAGACGACGATCCTCAAACAGTCTCTGACCGCTAACCCCGACGGCCTGTCGTTGGTCTTCAGCCGCACAAAGCACGGCGCCGAGAAGCTTATGAAGCATCTCGATCAGGTAGGTTTCAAGGCCGCGTCGATCCATGGCAACAAGAGCCAGGGCCAGCGCGAGCGCGCGCTGAAGGCCTTCCGCGACGGCGAGATCCGCGTGCTCGTGGCGACGGACGTCGCCGCCCGCGGCATCGACATTCCCGGCGTCACCCATGTCTACAACTACGATCTGCCGGAAGTTCCGGACGCTTATGTCCATCGCATCGGCCGCACGGCCCGCAACGGCCGTGACGGCATTGCGATCGCCTTCTGCGCGCCGGACGAGATCCGCCTGCTGCGCGACATCGAAAAGCTCATGGGCATAAAGATCGCGGTTGCAAGCGGTGATGCACCGGCTGACCAGGCTCGTCCATCCAAAGGCCGCGGCGGTCGCGGCAACGGCCAGCATCGCGGCAACGGCGGTCAGCGTCAGGACGGCGGCCACCGCGGCAAGCGGCCGGCGCGCGAATCGGCGGTGACCGGCGGCTTTGCCGGCGACGAGCTGCTACGCGATGATCGCCCGCACGAGCGCCGCGATCACCGTCCGACCGGCCACGGCCACCACGACGGCCGGGCGGAAGGCAACCGCAATCACGAAAACCGTACGCATCACGGTCGTCCAGGAGCGAAGCATGGCGACCCGCGCCGCAGCGCCGGTGAACCCGGAAATCGCAGGGAAGGCGGTCAGGGGATGCGCCGCACCGAAAAGCGCGGTCGCCAGGGCTGA
- a CDS encoding host attachment protein, whose amino-acid sequence MRNRIWILAADGNTARIVKDVNLLKDGRQQPEVEMFQIETKRRQDIMADKPGRSHSSVGHGRSAMEYSSDPVREEQHRFAMEIAGKLDHYAHEHAFENLVICAAPRTLGDLRKLLSHQVKERTLAEIDRNCVAVPTDQLIATVKSVVFPG is encoded by the coding sequence GTGCGGAACCGGATTTGGATACTGGCAGCCGATGGAAACACGGCGCGCATCGTCAAGGACGTCAACTTGCTGAAGGACGGACGCCAGCAGCCGGAAGTGGAGATGTTCCAGATAGAAACTAAACGTCGCCAGGACATCATGGCCGACAAACCGGGCCGCAGCCATTCGTCGGTCGGCCACGGCCGTTCGGCGATGGAATACAGCAGCGATCCGGTGCGCGAGGAGCAGCATCGCTTTGCTATGGAGATTGCCGGGAAGCTCGACCACTATGCGCATGAGCATGCCTTCGAGAATCTCGTGATCTGCGCTGCGCCGAGGACGTTGGGCGATCTCAGAAAGCTGCTCTCGCACCAGGTCAAGGAAAGAACTCTCGCCGAGATTGATCGCAATTGCGTCGCGGTGCCGACCGACCAATTGATCGCGACCGTGAAGTCCGTGGTCTTCCCTGGATAG
- the mnmD gene encoding tRNA (5-methylaminomethyl-2-thiouridine)(34)-methyltransferase MnmD: protein MTGSDLRQSHPPSRQSLEWHDGDMPYSKEFGDHFYCRTDGRLECGHVFLAGNGLPERWRAGGAFTVGELGFGTGLNFCETWRQWNGIGSNGGHLHFVSFERFPMQAAEIDRALSHWPEIERERRALVANWPETPKERVEIDFSDEVRLTVVCGPALEGVAASPERFHAWYLDGFAPSRNPDMWSPELMQLVFDKTAAGGTFATYAAAGFVRRNLVGAGFLVERRPGFAGKREMLRGDKA, encoded by the coding sequence ATGACAGGCAGCGATCTCCGACAGAGCCATCCGCCATCGCGGCAAAGCCTCGAATGGCATGACGGCGATATGCCCTACTCAAAGGAATTTGGCGACCACTTTTATTGCCGCACCGACGGGCGGCTCGAGTGCGGCCATGTCTTTCTTGCCGGCAACGGACTGCCGGAGCGCTGGCGGGCCGGCGGCGCCTTCACCGTCGGCGAACTCGGCTTCGGCACCGGTCTCAATTTTTGTGAGACCTGGCGGCAGTGGAATGGGATAGGCTCCAACGGTGGCCACCTGCACTTCGTTTCCTTCGAACGCTTTCCGATGCAGGCGGCCGAAATAGACCGGGCGCTTTCCCATTGGCCTGAGATCGAGCGTGAGCGGCGGGCCCTTGTCGCGAACTGGCCGGAAACGCCGAAAGAGCGTGTCGAAATCGATTTTTCCGACGAGGTGCGGCTGACCGTGGTCTGCGGGCCCGCGCTCGAGGGCGTCGCCGCCTCTCCCGAACGCTTCCATGCGTGGTATCTCGACGGCTTCGCGCCGTCGCGAAATCCGGACATGTGGTCGCCGGAATTGATGCAGCTCGTCTTCGACAAGACCGCGGCGGGCGGCACCTTCGCAACCTACGCCGCAGCCGGATTCGTGCGCCGCAATCTCGTGGGCGCGGGCTTCCTCGTCGAACGCCGACCAGGTTTTGCCGGCAAGCGCGAGATGCTGCGCGGCGACAAAGCTTGA
- a CDS encoding FAD-binding oxidoreductase encodes MSEVLIVGGGIMGLWAAMMAGRAGIEARLFERRQIGAGASGGLLGALMPHMPDRWNAKKQFQFDALVSLEGEIAALEAATGLSAGYRRCGRIMPLGKPHLRDIALGHEQDAARHWTAGERRFHWHVREAGARDWPAADAAPFGIVHDTLAARVAPRSLLKALRAALGQFPHVRIEEEAEVTAVDPARGRLLLTDGRALTFGSCIIAAGVESFTLVDRLTERRSAPSGGAVKGQAALLRAAVDPASPIIFTDGLYIVAHEDGHVAVGSTSENHFVEPLSTDAQLDALIERAAALAPALRGAPVIERWAGLRPKATGREPMVGRHPDQEKLFVLTGGFKVSFAMAHVLARAVIDEIAGRATAALPETFRCAHHIAALR; translated from the coding sequence ATGAGCGAAGTTTTGATCGTAGGCGGCGGCATCATGGGTCTGTGGGCCGCCATGATGGCCGGGCGAGCCGGTATCGAAGCGCGCCTGTTCGAGCGCCGCCAGATCGGCGCTGGCGCGAGCGGCGGGCTCCTCGGCGCGCTGATGCCGCACATGCCCGATCGCTGGAATGCCAAGAAGCAGTTCCAGTTCGACGCTCTCGTCTCGCTCGAGGGCGAGATCGCCGCGCTGGAAGCGGCGACGGGTCTTTCGGCCGGCTATCGCCGCTGCGGTCGGATCATGCCGCTCGGCAAGCCGCACCTGCGCGACATTGCGCTCGGCCACGAGCAGGACGCGGCGCGACATTGGACTGCCGGCGAGCGGCGGTTCCACTGGCACGTCCGCGAAGCCGGGGCCAGGGACTGGCCGGCCGCCGACGCGGCGCCCTTCGGCATCGTTCACGATACGCTCGCGGCGCGGGTGGCGCCGCGCAGCCTGCTTAAGGCGCTCCGAGCGGCGCTCGGCCAATTTCCCCATGTCCGGATCGAGGAGGAGGCGGAGGTCACGGCGGTCGATCCGGCGCGCGGACGGCTTCTACTCACGGACGGGCGGGCGTTGACATTCGGTAGCTGCATCATCGCAGCCGGCGTCGAGAGCTTCACCTTGGTCGACCGGCTGACGGAGCGGCGCAGCGCGCCGAGCGGCGGCGCCGTCAAAGGGCAGGCTGCCCTGCTCAGAGCCGCAGTCGATCCGGCATCGCCGATCATCTTCACCGATGGGCTCTACATCGTCGCTCATGAAGACGGTCACGTTGCCGTCGGCAGCACCAGCGAGAACCACTTCGTCGAGCCGCTGTCCACCGACGCGCAACTGGATGCGCTGATCGAACGGGCGGCCGCCCTGGCGCCGGCCCTGCGCGGCGCCCCGGTGATCGAGCGCTGGGCAGGCCTGCGGCCGAAGGCCACCGGTAGGGAACCCATGGTCGGCCGCCATCCCGACCAGGAAAAACTTTTCGTGCTGACGGGCGGCTTCAAGGTAAGCTTCGCGATGGCGCATGTTTTGGCGCGTGCCGTCATCGACGAGATCGCCGGCCGAGCGACGGCCGCTTTGCCGGAAACGTTCCGGTGCGCGCACCATATCGCGGCCCTGCGGTAG
- a CDS encoding DMT family transporter: MLARLAPAIFVLLWSTGWVVAKYAAFFADPLTFLALRYSFAILLFIGFCAATGARWPRSLTVVGHAIVSGIFLHGLYLGAVWWAIGEGVPAAISGIIAGLQPLMTAAVAPFLIGENLSGRQKLGLVLGFLGITLAVLPKMLAIDAAATPIHLLPVAINVLGMAAVTYGTLYQKRHLQNGDIRAIATLQYVGALIVTIPLALMLEDLRVTWNLQLVAALAWSVLGLSMGAIALLLYLIRRGQVSRAASLIYLVPPLAAVQAALFFGEALSLPMIVGTFIAVAGVYLTNRKADNPAAAGERAAKATAG; the protein is encoded by the coding sequence ATGCTCGCCCGCCTGGCCCCCGCCATCTTCGTCCTGCTCTGGTCGACGGGATGGGTCGTGGCGAAATACGCGGCATTCTTCGCCGATCCGCTGACTTTCCTGGCGCTGCGCTACAGTTTCGCCATCCTGCTCTTCATCGGCTTCTGTGCGGCGACCGGGGCGCGCTGGCCGCGTTCCTTGACCGTCGTCGGCCATGCGATCGTGTCCGGCATTTTCCTTCACGGCCTCTATCTCGGCGCCGTGTGGTGGGCGATCGGAGAGGGTGTGCCCGCGGCGATCTCCGGCATCATCGCCGGGCTGCAACCGTTGATGACGGCGGCGGTTGCGCCTTTCTTGATCGGCGAAAATCTGAGCGGCCGCCAGAAACTGGGGCTGGTGCTCGGCTTTCTCGGCATAACGCTCGCCGTATTGCCGAAGATGCTGGCGATCGATGCGGCTGCGACACCAATCCATCTGCTGCCGGTAGCGATCAACGTGCTCGGCATGGCGGCCGTGACCTATGGCACACTCTATCAGAAGCGGCATCTTCAGAATGGCGACATCCGGGCGATCGCGACGCTGCAATATGTCGGAGCTCTGATCGTCACCATTCCCTTGGCTTTGATGCTGGAGGACCTGCGCGTGACATGGAATCTTCAGCTCGTAGCGGCGCTTGCCTGGTCGGTGCTCGGCCTGTCCATGGGGGCGATCGCGCTTCTGCTTTATCTCATCCGCCGGGGGCAGGTCTCCCGCGCCGCTTCGCTCATCTATCTGGTGCCGCCGCTCGCGGCCGTTCAGGCAGCGCTCTTCTTCGGTGAAGCGTTGAGCCTACCCATGATCGTCGGCACGTTTATCGCGGTAGCGGGCGTCTATCTTACCAACCGCAAGGCCGACAACCCGGCGGCGGCTGGCGAGCGCGCAGCCAAGGCAACCGCGGGCTAA
- a CDS encoding circularly permuted type 2 ATP-grasp protein: MMNADSSPRQPYSTYHQWYASQDRNRLIAKSKEAENIFRKTGITFAVYGHADSSEKLIPFDLIPRIISGREWRRLAQGIEQRVIALNAFLDDIYHKQEIIRAGRIPRELIEKNDAFLPQMIGFRPPGGVYTHIVGTDIVRTGEDQFYVLEDNARTPSGVSYMLENRETMMQMFPELFHQNRVRPVENYPYLLRQSLSSLAPPGCGGKPRVAVLTPGIYNSAFYEHAFLADMMGVELVEGSDLRVIDGKVKMRTTRGYEAIDVLYRRVDDDFLDPLTFRQDSALGIPGIMDVYRAGNITIANAPGTGISDDKAIYSYMPEIVEFYTGRKPLLENVPTWRCSEPQSLKYVLEHLEELVVKEVHGSGGYGMLVGPTANKKERAVFAEKLKERPGNYIAQPTLSLSTVPILVNKGIAPRHVDLRPYVLVSDKVQIIPGGLTRVALKEGSLVVNSSQGGGTKDTWVLED, translated from the coding sequence ATGATGAATGCGGACAGCAGTCCGCGCCAGCCATATTCGACCTATCATCAATGGTATGCCAGTCAGGACCGAAACCGGCTCATAGCGAAATCGAAAGAAGCCGAGAACATCTTCCGCAAGACCGGTATCACCTTCGCAGTCTACGGACACGCAGACTCCTCCGAAAAGCTCATCCCCTTCGACCTGATCCCCCGCATCATTTCCGGCCGCGAATGGCGCCGCCTCGCTCAGGGCATCGAGCAGCGCGTGATCGCGCTCAACGCCTTCCTCGATGACATCTACCACAAGCAGGAGATCATCCGCGCCGGGCGCATCCCGCGCGAGTTGATCGAGAAGAACGACGCCTTCCTGCCGCAGATGATCGGCTTCCGGCCGCCGGGCGGCGTCTACACCCATATTGTCGGCACCGATATCGTGCGCACCGGCGAAGACCAGTTCTACGTGCTGGAAGACAATGCCCGCACGCCTTCCGGGGTCAGCTACATGCTGGAAAACCGGGAAACCATGATGCAGATGTTTCCGGAACTCTTCCATCAGAACCGGGTGCGGCCGGTCGAAAACTATCCCTATCTGCTCCGCCAGAGCTTGTCGTCGCTGGCACCTCCCGGTTGCGGCGGCAAGCCGCGTGTCGCCGTGCTCACCCCCGGCATCTACAATTCCGCCTTCTACGAGCACGCTTTCCTCGCAGACATGATGGGCGTCGAACTGGTGGAAGGCTCGGATCTCCGCGTCATCGACGGCAAGGTGAAGATGCGCACGACGCGCGGCTACGAGGCGATCGACGTGCTTTATCGCCGCGTCGACGACGATTTCCTCGATCCTCTTACCTTCCGCCAGGATTCCGCCCTCGGCATTCCCGGCATCATGGATGTCTATCGCGCCGGCAACATCACCATCGCCAATGCGCCCGGCACCGGTATCTCGGACGACAAGGCGATCTACTCCTACATGCCGGAGATCGTCGAGTTCTATACCGGCCGCAAGCCGCTTCTCGAAAACGTTCCGACCTGGCGCTGCTCGGAACCGCAGAGCCTCAAATACGTGCTCGAACATCTGGAGGAACTCGTCGTCAAGGAAGTGCACGGCTCCGGCGGCTACGGCATGCTGGTCGGCCCGACCGCGAACAAGAAGGAGCGCGCCGTCTTTGCCGAAAAGCTCAAGGAGCGGCCCGGAAATTATATCGCCCAGCCGACATTGTCGCTCTCGACAGTGCCCATCCTGGTCAACAAGGGCATCGCGCCACGCCACGTCGATTTGCGTCCCTATGTACTCGTCTCCGACAAGGTGCAGATCATTCCCGGCGGCCTGACCCGCGTCGCGCTCAAGGAAGGCTCCCTGGTAGTGAATTCCAGTCAGGGCGGCGGGACCAAGGATACCTGGGTACTGGAGGACTGA